The Polypterus senegalus isolate Bchr_013 chromosome 5, ASM1683550v1, whole genome shotgun sequence genome includes the window CAGCATTATGCAAAGATTTAATTGCAGCCTTTACATCTCCTTTAACAACAAGCTCTTTCTCTGACTTCTCTTGCACAGTCTGCGAGTCATAATCTGAGCTGAGAAAAGGATTTACAGTAGTGTTCACTGTAGCTGAAGCAACTGGTTTAAGGTTAATATCTGCACTTTTTGAAACTTCATTTCCCTGGCAGGCATCAgtttgctgccttgcaccctgtaaaTCCACAGATTTACTGACCTTTGGCTGTGTCGGAAGAAACTTCTGCTGACTTGTAGACGAAGTAGCTGATTCTTTTACTGTTGTTGTAGAGGAAAGTTTCTTCTGCTGACTTGTAGACAAAGTAGCCGATTCTTTTACTGTTGTCATACaggtcattttcttcttttgcataacagttttctcaaccttttttgaTTCTTGCTTGACTTGTATCTGCTGCTGCATCTGCTGCTGTTGGCCAGCAAACTGAGAAAACACATCCTGCTTCTCCTGAATATGGTGGTGAAGCATTTGTTGCTTGGCTGTTTCTTGCTGAAGACTTTGCATTGATGCCTCATGATCAGCGGTAACAGACTCTTCACTTGCTGATCTTGCTTGACTAATTTTCTCTTccctgtgtttttcttcagcagtgcatccagaaaaatgtcctaatgtttcTTCATTGCCACTTTCTGTGAATGTAATCTCCTCTGTTGGCAATTGGATGTCATAAATTGTACCGGGAACAATAGTTTTCCTCTCTTGCTTCAGACTTTGATTTTTTGCCTCTTCTAGAGATTTTAGGGTTGCTTTAATATCTCCTGAAACAATTTCCTCTTTTTGGATAACTAGTGGTTGTTTTACTGCCTGATTCAGGGATTGTTTAGCAGAAGACACATCACCTCGCAGGATCTCTTCTTTGTTGACAACATTGGAGACCATTGAGTTTTCGGAAAGGAACACCTTTTTGGTACTTCTTACATCTCCAGGGACGATGTCAGTAACTGTTCTTTCAACGGACTCCTTAATTTGACCAAAGTGTCTTTTTGCTCCCTCAACATCCCCTTGGATAATGTCAACTTGATCTTTAGGCCTACTGTCAATGGTATCCTCTGAGGTCTGGTCTTGACAGCTCTTGAGATAATCTAATTCTCCTTTCTCAATGCAGGTCTTATACAAGTTCACATTTCCTTTTTCACTTTCTTCTAACCTGATAGTTGCTGCAGCTTTGTGCTCCTGTGTCGATGCCAGAAGATTGCTAATGGTAGACTTCACATCACCTTTAATAGTTTCTGACTGACTGAAAAGGGAATACACCGTCATTTCAACACTACCCTTGTTCGATTCTTGAATCAGAATTCCTTTCTTCACTGATTTGTCTTGACTCAAAAGGTTGTCAAGGGCATGTGCTACATCTGCTCTCGTATGCTCAGTCTCTGTCAATGAGCTGGCCTTGGCATGATGCACAGACAAATCAAGCtttgttacatttacatttccCTGATCATCTTCTTTAAGAAGAATGCCATGGGGCTCCACATTCATTGTGCACAGCAACTGTAGCATTATTGCCTCAATGTTTCCTTCAACAAGCTCATCTTTCTGAATCATAGGTCCTTCACTGTTGGTTAACTGATACTTTGCCATTTTTACACTTGTCGTTTCATTAGCTTCAATAATAATTCCATGTGAGCGAATTGCACAAAAACTGCTTAGGCGATGTAATGTTTCTTTTATACTTTCAGTTATTTGCATAGACTGATTTGTTGCATGCTCTGAAGAAAATTTGTCAAGAGGTGTTGTTTCAAACAACCATGTTGTTCTCTTTACATCTGCCTGAGACATTTCCTCTTGAGTCTTCACTGTTGAGCTTATTTCTGAATCCTTTAATGTATCTAAAGGCTGAGTTTCAAATAACCAAGTACACCTTTTAACATCTCCTTTGTGACTATCTTCCCTGTGCACCTTTTGAACTGATGTGCTTTCCTGAAAGCCACCTTTTAAGGAATCGATGGGTTGATTTTCAAAAAGCCAAGTGGAAGTCCTGACGTCTCCTCGGTGAACATCACTAACGCTCACCATTCTAACATACTTCTGGTTACTCCTTTGACATTCAAAAATTTGTTTGTTTGACTGCACATCACCTTTTTGAATATCATCCACTGTTTTCACTACTGTCTTTTCACCCAAAATGAATGAATCCAGTGGTTGTGTCTCAAACCTCCATCGTGCTGTTTTGACATCACCTTTCTCAATATCCTCCTGTGTAACTGCACGGATAAGGTAAATTTCGTCCTCGGGTTTAATGCTATCCAAAGGCTTTGTTTCAAACATCCATCTTGCACCTCTAACATTTCCACTCATAATTTCTTCTTTCTTAACAGTGGTGACCTCATGAAATAGTCCATCTTTGTCTTGAATGGCATATAAGGGTTGGGACTCAAATAACAAGACAGAGGATTTCACATCTCCTTTTTGCAAGGTCTCCTCAGTTGAATCTGTGACACATTCGGACTCCTTGTTTAAATGATGAATCTGGTCTAAAGAGAAGGTTTCGAAAACAAATCTTTTGTTTCCAACTTCCCCTGGTTTGACTTCACATGTATGTTGTTTGTTGCTCTCAGTACTATTAATAGTATCAATGACACCATTTTCAAAAAGCCAGGTGAACTTGTGAACTGAGCCTGCCTGGATGCTTTCTCCTTCGTCGCCTACTTCTGAAACTTTTACAGAGGATGCACCAATGCTGTCAATTGCCTTAGTTTCAAAGACTTCCTTTACTCTTGACACGTCTCCCGACTGGATGTCTACTTTGCTTAAACATCTGAAAGCTTGTTCTCCCGTCTGAAGAGAAGTGCTGCTATCTAAAGATTCTGTTTCAAAAAGATGTCTCACTGTTTTCACATCCACATTTTTAACATCATCCTGATAGACATCacatacttttaaatatttctcaGTGTTTTCTTTTATAGCATCCAAAGGCTGGGTCTCAAAAAGCCACGTATAAGATTTCACATCTGCTTTTGGTATACTTTCTCCCTCCTTTATGGTGTCACTTTTTTCGTACAAAACATCCATGGGCTGCGTTTCAAAAAGCCACCTGCAAGTACTGACATCTCCCCTTTCGgagatttctttcttcatccctAAAGACTCTTCAGTTTGGTTGATTTGCTTGTGGATACTATCAAGTGGCTGGGTCTCAAAAAGCCATTTAGCTGTCTTGACCTCACCAGTGCAAGATTCTTGCCTAGTAATGCCTTTAATAATCTTAACATTCCCTGCTTCTTCATCAAACTGGTCTAAGGGTTTTGTCTCAAACATCCACCTGCATTTTTGGACATCACCCTTAATGACTTCTTCGCGGCTTACTGTCGTTACCTTGTAATAATACCCAGAATTGTCTCTAATCGCATATAATGGGGTTGATTCAAACAAGTGTCTGTTGCCTTTGACATTTCCAACCAGCACTTCTTCTCTTTTTGCATTGCATTCATTGTCACTGGCAGATATACTGTCCAAAGGGAGGGTTTCAAAAAGTTGTTGATACAGTTTAACATCTCCCTTTTCTATCTGTGTGATATTAGATGCTTCTTTGTTTAAGGTCTCAAGAGACTTGGTCTCAAACTCAAGCTTCCTTTGCTTTACTGCTCCTCTTTCATCTTCAGTCACAGTGACTTTCTTTAAATGACCAACTTCACAACTgtcctttagtgtttctattgGCTGGGGTTTCAAACAACCACAGAGTTGACTTCACATCTCCACCTACCATTTCTTCTCTTGCTTGAATGTCACTGGAAGATTCACCTTTTAAGGAATCCAGTGGCTGGGTTTCAAAAAGTAAGCGTTTcccaacaacatcacttccttCTATTACTTCCATGCTTGCTCTGAAATGATCCTCTTGGATGGTTTCCTGAATCGTATCCAAAGGCTGAGTTTCAAACATCCACCGTTTTTTGTCCACTCCTCCCTTTTGAGCTTCTTCTAGAGATATTCCACGAATGATTCGAACCCCAGATGCACCTTTGTTTATAATATCTAGTGGCTGGGTCTCAAAAAGCCATCGTGCCGTTCTGACACTATTAGTCTGGACCTCTTCTCTGCAGATAGACTTAATTTCATGGATATTTCCTGTATCATCCCTAATGGCACAGCATGGCTCTGTCTCAAACAGCTTCACACTTTTTTGTACATCACCTTTCTGCTCTTGTATTTCAGATTTTAGTTTCAGAATTTGATAGTCTTCCACCGAATTGCAGCGCCCAAGCGTATCTAAAGGATAGGACTCAAAGAGAAGCCTTGCTCCTTTTACATCTCCTCCTTGTACAGGTTCTTTCAGCACAGCTTCCAAAACATCTCCTTCCTCTGGATAGATTTTATTTAAGGAGTCCAAAGGCTGGGTTTCaaacagccatgatgttgtgcgGACATCTCCCTTTCCTTGATCTGTCTTAAGCATTGCTGTTGAGGTGGAGAAATGTAAACTATCTGGGGCATGCCATTCAAAGCAGGAAGAAGTGCTTTTCACGTTTCCAGTGGGAACAGATTCCTCTTCAAGCATCTTCTTGGTAGCATGGTGTTCCCCTATGGAATCTAGAGCCCAGTTCTCAAAGATCCAGCGCATGGACTGAACCTCCCCTTGAAGTCCTGCATCAATACATGGAACATCCCCAGCATTCATCACTTCCACAAATTCTTCATTTACAACATCCTCCAAGTTTTTTCTTAGCTCTGGATGCATATGTTTATAGAGCCTCTTAAGCTCATTTTTTTGTCGCTGCTGGTAAAACTCAGAAAAAGTTTCTTTGGGAGGAGGAACCGGAATGAAACTTTCACTTGCATCTCTCACAGAAGCTAGCTCTTCCTGTTGCGTTTTTGCAGGAGGTGGAGGAGGCAATTCACAGTCTAGGTTTTGTCCGTTGTTTGTCAGGGTTGCCttcatttgttctgttttctCTGCCATCTTGGATAACAGAAAAAAGATAGTCACCAATGTGTTCTGGGATTAATTTATTGTTTGTGTAAGTCAAGAAATATTTATACATAAGcaggatgtaataaaagcatcaTACCTTTTACTTGTGAGCAGGGCATTATTTGCATGCGTTGTTCTGCAAGTACCACAGCAAACGTTTCTCCACACACGTGCATAATGTTAGCTGAACTGCAAACATTTAGTGCTCCAGTGGCTACTCAACCAAACACAAGTTGTTTTGCAAAGGAACACAATGGTTAGTTAATACAGTCAATAAAATGTGCCTATAACCACAACATTAAAATTGATTTGAAAATAAGATATttatatttcaatattattaaaaatgctgttcttaaaggaatactctacacAAAACAGGAAGCCACTTCAAACTGGGTCTCGCTTTTGAATTGAAAATAGGACTCTCGACAACTGAATGAATAGTTTGCagactactttcattttctggagTGATTTACTTAACAGTATTTTACCAAAATCTAACATGTAACACTGTATTGTACATTCGAACATGCAACTGAATGACTTGGCGTGTAGAATATGTGacacaaattaaatttttcatAGACATTTTGTATTGCTTGCTATTGTCCAGCACTGGTATTGGGTCCTATTCTGCCAaaaattttgttgtcttttttccaCGAAAACgtgaaataaaaattttttggCCACCGCTATAAACTGCATGGGGTATGTGACATAAAAAGAAGTCATTTAAAGGGGCATTTAATACATTTGGTATGTTCCTATACTGCACATTGAAATGTTTATTTGCGATAAGGCTACCACGACCACTTGGGGTGTCAAAAGACCATGTTGTAACAGGGTGACAGACTTTTCAGAAATACATCAAATCAAATTCAGGTATTTCTTTCTAGAAATTTACATAAAACACCTTATTTAGAGCAGgggttttaaaactttttaatgtgAGGCCCAAATAAGACAATTTATACCATACTGAGACACATGAAGTGGATTATTACCGTTAGGACAGCAGAGCCATACATAGACAtttgagggacgttcaaaaagtttccatacttttatattttcgtttgAAACGGTGAAGgctggaggagtagtaattgacCGTGTCTGAGAGTATCATGTGGCTGGGTAAAGAAGATaactatgtagaaaagtaatgtcatttgtttttgaaattcttaataaatagagttaaaatagATTTGAACGTCTCTCATATATCAATggccattataataaaaataatatttttcatatgaatattactaaaagagaaaagtggagaGTAAACATGTTGTTgacacaataattattatttcataataaatTCATATCACTACCAGCGTAAGTACGAGAAAGAAATGAGAGAAAGAAATTTGTGGGACTTGGAGCCGATGATTTTTTAAAGAATAGTATGAATGGTCACTTAAATGAGTCACTTGATTCATGGCACCGGATAATGAATAATATAgtcaaaaaaaatgaatcaatacaatttatttactttatcttatatcacatttgttttttttcaaatgtttttcaaaggGCTCCGCcattaacaaaacaaacagtATTTCTTAACGAGTTTGCAAATAGTTTAACATAACCTGGTTTTCATTTAACTGGGTTagaaaaaaatacctaaattattcctaaaaaatgtgtgtaCTGTCTGTGTTTCAATGTGGGagataaatattaattaataatttgatGAACTTTCCCTTTAAACTGTTTAATGCGGCCAACCGACATTGTGCTGAATGTTTCAACACtttgatattttctggtgttcttacAGTTCTTATTGGCccaaatacagtatatccttcACACTACCACTAGGTTGAAATTTACCCAGACACTTTAGCATAGTGTGACAAGATGGAATTCTTCCTCACTGCGGTACGATAATTTTATTGCAAAATCTTCTTTGCACCTATgatgcagattttcattcaataTATGCCTGGATAGTGAACACAGGATGAAGTATCGACCATGGCCAGTGAAAATGATTTAAGTAAACAACATATATACCCCAATCATATTCACTCACCTTTTATAATACTGTGATACTCTTGTGCCACATCAgttactgtattttcattttgacaatttAAATTAGCACCGTAGTTCCCTTACCTCATAATCTTGTTTGTCATTCCCACCTCTCATCCCTTTAATATATGTGCCTTTGCTGTGAATCCTCTCAGTCTGATTATTTCAAAGGTTATGACAGAGAAGGCAGTGTCATGGGgaatattttttagatttatgTGCCATAAAAATGAAAGCTCTTTTATTTCACACGCTAAATCGTGGCTGGTATATCACACACCTTGGCCGAACTCTGGCAAGAATGCTACATAATCATGTGGCGACTCGGTGACCCATCACTAACACATCCACAACCCAATTTGAGTCACAAGACATAGTTTAAGAAGATCAGTATATGTAGGATCAAAAGGCAAATTGAGCATTGTTTTATGTCCTGGCAGAGGGATGACCTGTAACTAGATGTGAATTACAAAATGATGCTGTATGAAAGTAGATGGTAGGATTGTGAAGGAAATGTCAGCTGGGATTTCTGGTTTGTTTAGATTTTGATGTTTACATcacttgtcactttttttttttggtagttttgTAGGACTGGTAGAAGTGATGAGCCCAtcataaaatatgaaatgtataATCTTGTTAAATATAAGGGGtgtgtaataaatgaaatatacctgaagattttgtttttcaaacagaCAAAAGGTTTAGTCACAGAGAGGCAAGCAAGCAAACTTTCACGGGTTACTCATACAGTACAGAGATATTAATAGGTCAGCCTGATTCTCTTCACATAGCTTTTGTGTATACAGAACATTCCATCCAGCAAGCCATTTTACATTTCCACCTTTTCCAATACAGGATCATAGGAAGGTTGATTCAGAGCAGGCACTCTTGGATATAAGGCAAAAACGAGCACTGGAAGGAATGGCAGAATACTCAAAACACATCCCTTTTCTCATCCAACCATTTGAGTTACAAATTAGCCTGACATCATTTTCACTAAAATGGTCCTCCATTTGATCACATAATATGAAAAATTATACAACTAAAGGTAAgctaattttataataattagtCTTTCTCCCCATATAATAAAACTAATTGAAGAAAGATTAATTTAAGCAGCACTGCTAtgactttcacatttaaaaatgtgcCACTGCATCCACTTTCTACTGTGTTGTTTCCTTAGGATGTGCTGTTTCAAAGACTTTACTCCACTTTTTCCAAtccttattaattatttttatgcacagggttttgtttgattcatctgGTTTCTTGGTAAAGCACTTTCTAAAGCTTATTATGAAGGGTGCCAGAGAGCTCATAATGACTGTCCTTACTGAAAGCAATTACAAGCACATAGGTCTCACTATTACTTGACATAACACATTTCTTACTGTTAccttgtttgttttaaatgaggTGTCGGAATGAGGTACACTGTCATGTAGGAGGCCAACCTGTGGGGAATAAGCAAGAAAGGTAATTTCACAGAATCCAcaaagtgtttaaagaaattaCAGAATATCAAATAAAACATTAGGGCTGTATTGGTTTTAAAAAGGCCAAGGATGGCATAAGTCATGTTTAGAATATATATTAAGTATTCTTAGACTTACAGTGTAAGAAAATGGAGCTTTATTATTAGAGTATATCAGagtttaaagaaaagagaaacactAACTTATCaaatatattgatatttatttGGTTAATGCAAAGAGGCTTTATTTTAAACTTATAAGTCGAATTTAACATTATAGtatatctaaaaaaaataaacagcaatgcTTACGGCCTTTGGTGGACTGTCTGCTGAATTCCGTGTAGTTATTTTTGACAAATAGAGTTCAGAAAGTTCTTTCACTGTAGGCACTGGTTTATCCTGCACTCGGTCaatgtctttatttttgtcttcagGTTCTAAATTTTGTTGATTCTGCTCAtctgaaaaacagttgaaatggTGGCTTATTCAACAAACCCAGGGTTCAGCCTGCGTCATTAATATCAGTCAGAACAATCTACCGGGTAAATGGAATCAGCATTGTTTATGCTATTAACACATCACAGTCAATTTAATTAGACAGAGCAAGAGGTGAGCAATGGTTTCTTTCCTTGCAATGATTAAATCCTGAAAAGTTCTTACAGTattcttcatttactttaaagGACATATTACATATACATCCTGTACAATAGATCAATTGTTTTCAAACTGAGGGCTGAAGGCTCTGCAGTATTGGCCAGAGCTGCCCCGGAGAGGTtgacattcttaaaaaaaaaaatcaccaaaattttaaatattcccTTTAAGTCGCCTcgtgtcatttttaaatgaaacataaccCAAAATGCTCTTTGGTTGTTGCATAAAACTAGTCCTATATTAATGTAGTTAATGAGTAGAAGTGCAGTTCTCTTGACGTGAGCAGCATGAAGGAACACaacgaatgaataaatgaatagataACTGGAGAAAAAGGGACCCTTAAAAGGACCACTAGTTACAGCGGCTGAACCCGAGGCACAATTGCTTGGCTGTATTTGAATTCCACTGCTGCGAGACAAGAAGAAGTCTTTCTCTTTCTATCTCTTTCAGGTCCAAAACCCAACGTTACTGTCTTTTAAGTTTTGGTCAACTGTTTTTTGCGTACCAACACTTTTACAGCAGTTTTAGAAATTGTCAGAATAATTGtgtagaatataaattaagaaacaaggACCAAAGTTCACAAATTCCTAATAATAAAGTAACCATGTACATTTATTGttagtatttattaatattaatcaatAATATTCAGTAACAAtcattcttaaaaaataaatacaggaacagATTGAACTAAAAGCAGAACTGGGCAGCCATGAAGCAGGCT containing:
- the LOC120529601 gene encoding LOW QUALITY PROTEIN: LIM domain-containing protein (The sequence of the model RefSeq protein was modified relative to this genomic sequence to represent the inferred CDS: deleted 1 base in 1 codon), which translates into the protein MAEKTEQMKATLTNNGQNLDCELPPPPPAKTQQEELASVRDASESFIPVPPPKETFSEFYQQRQKNELKRLYKHMHPELRKNLEDVVNEEFVEVMNAGDVPCIDAGLQGEVQSMRWIFENWALDSIGEHHATKKMLEEESVPTGNVKSTSSCFEWHAPDSLHFSTSTAMLKTDQGKGDVRTTSWLFETQPLDSLNKIYPEEGDVLEAVLKEPVQGGDVKGARLLFESYPLDTLGRCNSVEDYQILKLKSEIQEQKGDVQKSVKLFETEPCCAIRDDTGNIHEIKSICREEVQTNSVRTARWLFETQPLDIINKGASGVRIIRGISLEEAQKGGVDKKRWMFETQPLDTIQETIQEDHFRASMEVIEGSDVVGKRLLFETQPLDSLKGESSSDIQAREEMVGGDVKSTLWLFETQPIETLKDSCEVGHLKKVTVTEDERGAVKQRKLEFETKSLETLNKEASNITQIEKGDVKLYQQLFETLPLDSISASDNECNAKREEVLVGNVKGNRHLFESTPLYAIRDNSGYYYKVTTVSREEVIKGDVQKCRWMFETKPLDQFDEEAGNVKIIKGITRQESCTGEVKTAKWLFETQPLDSIHKQINQTEESLGMKKEISERGDVSTCRWLFETQPMDVLYEKSDTIKEGESIPKADVKSYTWLFETQPLDAIKENTEKYLKVCDVYQDDVKNVDVKTVRHLFETESLDSSTSLQTGEQAFRCLSKVDIQSGDVSRVKEVFETKAIDSIGASSVKVSEVGDEGESIQAGSVHKFTWLFENGVIDTINSTESNKQHTCEVKPGEVGNKRFVFETFSLDQIHHLNKESECVTDSTEETLQKGDVKSSVLLFESQPLYAIQDKDGLFHEVTTVKKEEIMSGNVRGARWMFETKPLDSIKPEDEIYLIRAVTQEDIEKGDVKTARWRFETQPLDSFILGEKTVVKTVDDIQKGDVQSNKQIFECQRSNQKYVRMVSVSDVHRGDVRTSTWLFENQPIDSLKGGFQESTSVQKVHREDSHKGDVKRCTWLFETQPLDTLKDSEISSTVKTQEEMSQADVKRTTWLFETTPLDKFSSEHATNQSMQITESIKETLHRLSSFCAIRSHGIIIEANETTSVKMAKYQLTNSEGPMIQKDELVEGNIEAIMLQLLCTMNVEPHGILLKEDDQGNVNVTKLDLSVHHAKASSLTETEHTRADVAHALDNLLSQDKSVKKGILIQESNKGSVEMTVYSLFSQSETIKGDVKSTISNLLASTQEHKAAATIRLEESEKGNVNLYKTCIEKGELDYLKSCQDQTSEDTIDSRPKDQVDIIQGDVEGAKRHFGQIKESVERTVTDIVPGDVRSTKKVFLSENSMVSNVVNKEEILRGDVSSAKQSLNQAVKQPLVIQKEEIVSGDIKATLKSLEEAKNQSLKQERKTIVPGTIYDIQLPTEEITFTESGNEETLGHFSGCTAEEKHREEKISQARSASEESVTADHEASMQSLQQETAKQQMLHHHIQEKQDVFSQFAGQQQQMQQQIQVKQESKKVEKTVMQKKKMTCMTTVKESATLSTSQQKKLSSTTTVKESATSSTSQQKFLPTQPKVSKSVDLQGARQQTDACQGNEVSKSADINLKPVASATVNTTVNPFLSSDYDSQTVQEKSEKELVVKGDVKAAIKSLHNAAAEQRPLEKEEVVRGDLQAALQSLQKSSVNVSKGDFKAAMIYRNAGQSLSVSRKKGDNESVCNQSCAVSLSSSDTEFPTPVSVIDGGFQPSAVVTHPCETKTRSERSDCPTASKESVLANPPKSPEKVSPLKPALPPKPEHLTAGTSGRKGQKPSLPLKPDHLKERQQGPTVLLKDTPQKLPKSASFQQLPSKSLPCREVIQADATESLEKESHKEFSCHNEESHREGQIGSKQVCNKASRTSNPVAEKKNEVESKIQNKEQSAEVKLYTSGLSSESHNEKSNVKSLPQTIIATKDLQCSMQSDSKEGVTSMNTHQDFQASLHKFGGRRTGYVNVTSGSEMVKDDVAPIVVSPKKVRISQGDSTENTYKSVDEELRMQKEETIIDSTSSTSSEQLAKNVRPDGNAASEQKQLQCPPERPSKQQENKVILREKKRKNETEDERRQRLSVHKEEIMRGNVKAAMEIFENLRKKEELQIILSKVEELEGETLKVDVRSMRKFFENVPKWIVTPSSQVNQSKLKEAQKVKVTGSVKDDTESTSPVGVVFEDLERASAEIVRLKEQTLAKLMDIEEAIKKALFSVSSLKSEADIAGLSGLFRESLSTDEPIANTNSIRKISIVSSRSKSDDVKPVFESNSPLLPQADGEQKPSLEIPVTKPRASSPSSPSFISIQSAARKTSDPLTPKNSEKHIVNEVSSSDSTAFTPQESKPKNTAESSSLRGPNNESIRNVSSVSVDSVCSPLNPRRQKSVIAFQTIPEVPGIVGTKTVTEKYEEMDCFGNRIITSKTSTTVTKQSETKTSSTYEVVASPTRYEVMASPVLRRHAHSLAENNQCNGKVKEGGVVIVTFGSPKLGKK